One genomic window of Actinoplanes lobatus includes the following:
- a CDS encoding tetratricopeptide repeat protein: MVSGLVVDDTHVEMVAGGARIGPRRQIGEADESLLADLGERYVRAVRAGSAHEVFVGLGRELWAWLEGGDGRLTALLDRATAPVVFEVRGPRVPSARAWAVLRAPFELLAHPAGGFLAGDALSRFCVVRRLGRPAAPPEPDGFRLGLAFMASSPRRQHELDFEAEEAAILRAVDETRVDLVVEDTGNPVQLGRRLADVGGLPVVHLSCHGTNRHPGHSGAPVLLMEDEVGDDLTVTAASLVESLGRMPRLLFVSACLTATAATEEGHLPGGAGRRSGSSNPGDGTDGLLAHSMATALVSAGVPAVLGWDGSVGDRAATLFAEHLYARLSNHTDLAVAVGDARRALLNAADDTVRPDWHLARLWLGPSGGGPLVSGPRRRSRVSPVRGTKVFLDRKRNVPVADPEMFVGRRPELQRALRALRPGGLAGVLLYGQGRLGKSSLAARIADRRPDLTPAVVHGDYSAAAILDVVAEAVRADSTARTLVAARRKLAEDVPEALEALLSDLLTGPCAQTQDGLPLLLVIDDLEQVLRVGRSGLPTVVPEAAPVLTAVLRAFDPAGTDSRVLLTSRFRFTLNGLEERLKPVSLRPLSTVAQHKLLSRQRARVSPERRAERSTLAERAVEVSRGNPGLQDLIASRLVLNEQVDLARAEAVVADMEGYLNRGESPAEATVRDFLENMALDALLQQAGPEHRALLRDLTVFRMPVPKAVVTALARRSRGSAARLLGLGLVDASPDIFDPRKLALATNALVAGRLDPLAGTESAELARIAVEPLFTAWGGTDRPDERGGDLGLQLTLLALLAENPEIVASCADDATFALRGGPAAEAFRLGRDAIEMLDRHQHHVPSPLLRHVAQAAHTSGEIDEAVRLFRIAYQRTQADDSSERAAVLEKARTTADYGVFQMERGELGQAGELLGIAHDLFLAEGSEREAAICQSAIVAILYRRGEYDVALRLCRDVVLPVLGRLGDQRDVAVCWGQIADILHKHGDFDEAQRIRREIELPVYERLGDENAIAVVWSQVADITHERGDFDEALRIRRELVLPVYKRLGNVQSIAQCWGEIASAHYWRGEFDEVLRIRREVVLPVYERLGDERAVAMCWGEIADVLHQRGDFDEVLRIRREVELPAYERRGDVLAAALCWGKIATALFARGEHDEALRILRESELPVHERLGNVRSAALSWGRIADILFEKGEYDEVLRIRREHELPVYERLGDLHSLAVTWGQIADVHAARGEYDEALRILREEELSLHERRGDQHAIAFTWGRIAGILEAQGDYEQALALQTKRLHINESLGLAHSVAWTRRDLGLIRLALRDHAAGITLLWESFQDFQRIGDAVGCASVGPSLSRLLIAAGASEEAEQVLTETVAAANTVGAEDIAEECAQLLAQVDKK, translated from the coding sequence ATGGTTTCCGGCCTGGTGGTCGACGACACCCATGTCGAGATGGTGGCCGGCGGCGCCCGGATCGGGCCACGGCGGCAGATCGGCGAGGCGGACGAGAGCCTGCTCGCCGACCTCGGTGAACGGTATGTGCGCGCGGTCCGTGCCGGGTCCGCCCACGAGGTCTTCGTGGGCCTGGGCCGGGAGCTGTGGGCCTGGCTGGAGGGTGGGGACGGCCGGCTCACCGCGCTGCTGGACCGGGCCACGGCGCCGGTCGTCTTCGAGGTCCGTGGCCCACGGGTTCCGTCGGCGCGGGCCTGGGCGGTGCTGCGGGCGCCGTTCGAGCTGCTGGCGCACCCGGCCGGGGGGTTCCTGGCCGGGGACGCGCTGTCCCGGTTCTGCGTGGTGCGCCGCCTGGGCCGCCCGGCCGCGCCGCCGGAGCCGGACGGGTTCCGGCTCGGCCTGGCCTTCATGGCGTCGTCGCCGCGGCGGCAGCACGAACTCGACTTCGAGGCCGAGGAGGCGGCGATCCTCCGGGCCGTCGACGAGACGCGGGTCGATCTGGTCGTCGAGGACACCGGCAACCCGGTACAGCTCGGCCGCCGGCTCGCCGACGTGGGCGGCCTGCCGGTGGTGCACCTGTCCTGCCACGGCACGAACCGGCATCCGGGTCATTCCGGGGCGCCGGTGCTGCTCATGGAGGACGAGGTCGGCGACGACCTGACGGTCACCGCGGCGTCGCTGGTGGAGTCGCTGGGCCGGATGCCGCGGTTGCTGTTCGTGTCGGCCTGCCTGACGGCAACGGCGGCGACCGAGGAGGGGCATCTGCCGGGCGGGGCCGGCCGCCGTTCCGGATCTTCCAACCCCGGCGACGGTACGGACGGACTGCTCGCCCACTCGATGGCGACCGCCCTGGTCTCCGCGGGCGTGCCGGCGGTGCTGGGTTGGGACGGCTCGGTCGGCGACCGGGCGGCCACACTGTTCGCCGAGCACCTCTACGCGAGGCTGAGCAACCACACCGACCTGGCCGTGGCGGTCGGGGACGCCCGCCGTGCCCTGCTGAACGCGGCCGACGACACGGTCCGCCCGGACTGGCACCTGGCCCGCCTGTGGCTGGGCCCGTCCGGCGGTGGCCCGCTGGTCTCCGGCCCGAGACGCCGTTCCCGGGTGTCCCCGGTCCGCGGCACCAAGGTCTTCCTGGACCGCAAACGCAACGTCCCGGTGGCCGACCCGGAGATGTTCGTGGGCCGCCGCCCGGAGTTGCAGCGGGCCCTGCGGGCGCTGCGTCCCGGTGGCCTGGCCGGGGTGCTGCTGTACGGCCAGGGCCGTCTCGGCAAGTCGAGCCTGGCGGCCCGGATCGCCGACCGCCGCCCCGACCTGACCCCGGCCGTCGTCCACGGCGACTACTCGGCCGCCGCGATCCTCGACGTGGTCGCCGAAGCGGTCCGCGCCGATTCCACCGCCCGTACTCTGGTCGCCGCCCGCCGGAAACTCGCCGAGGACGTGCCGGAGGCACTGGAGGCGCTGCTCAGCGACCTGCTGACCGGGCCGTGCGCGCAGACGCAGGACGGGCTGCCTCTGCTGCTCGTCATCGATGACCTGGAACAGGTGTTGCGAGTCGGGAGGTCGGGTCTGCCGACGGTGGTCCCGGAGGCGGCGCCGGTGCTGACCGCGGTGCTGCGAGCCTTCGACCCGGCCGGGACCGACAGCCGGGTGCTGCTCACCAGCCGGTTCCGCTTCACCCTGAACGGACTGGAGGAGCGGCTCAAGCCGGTTTCGTTGCGGCCGCTGTCCACCGTCGCGCAGCACAAACTGCTGAGCCGGCAGCGGGCCCGGGTCAGCCCGGAACGGCGGGCTGAGCGGTCCACGCTGGCGGAGCGCGCCGTCGAGGTCAGCCGGGGGAATCCCGGGTTGCAGGACCTGATCGCGTCCCGGCTGGTCCTCAACGAGCAGGTGGATCTCGCGAGGGCCGAAGCGGTGGTCGCGGACATGGAGGGATACCTGAACCGGGGCGAGTCACCGGCGGAGGCGACGGTCCGGGACTTCCTGGAGAACATGGCTCTGGACGCGCTGCTGCAACAGGCCGGGCCGGAGCACCGGGCCCTGCTGCGGGATCTCACCGTCTTCCGGATGCCCGTGCCGAAGGCGGTGGTGACCGCGCTGGCCCGGCGGTCCCGTGGTTCCGCGGCCCGGCTCCTCGGCCTGGGACTGGTGGACGCCTCGCCGGACATCTTCGACCCGCGAAAACTGGCCCTGGCCACGAACGCCCTGGTCGCCGGCCGGCTCGACCCACTCGCCGGCACCGAGAGCGCGGAACTGGCCCGGATCGCCGTCGAGCCGCTGTTCACGGCCTGGGGTGGCACCGATCGGCCGGATGAGCGAGGCGGAGACCTGGGTCTGCAACTGACCCTGCTCGCCCTGCTGGCGGAGAACCCGGAGATCGTCGCCTCCTGCGCCGACGACGCGACGTTCGCGCTTCGTGGCGGACCGGCCGCGGAGGCGTTCCGGCTCGGCCGCGACGCGATCGAGATGCTCGACCGGCATCAGCACCATGTCCCGTCGCCTCTCCTGCGGCATGTCGCCCAGGCCGCCCACACCAGCGGTGAGATCGACGAGGCCGTCCGCCTGTTCCGGATCGCCTATCAGCGCACGCAAGCCGACGATTCCTCCGAGCGGGCGGCAGTGCTGGAGAAGGCCCGGACCACGGCCGACTACGGCGTCTTCCAGATGGAGCGCGGTGAGCTCGGCCAGGCCGGTGAACTGCTGGGAATCGCCCACGATCTGTTCCTGGCGGAGGGCTCCGAACGGGAGGCGGCGATCTGCCAGAGCGCCATCGTCGCCATCCTCTACCGGCGCGGTGAGTACGACGTGGCCCTCCGGCTCTGCCGGGACGTCGTTCTGCCGGTACTGGGGCGTCTCGGTGACCAGCGGGATGTGGCGGTCTGCTGGGGTCAGATCGCTGACATCCTGCACAAGCACGGCGACTTCGACGAGGCTCAGCGGATCCGCAGGGAGATCGAGCTACCGGTGTACGAGCGCCTCGGCGACGAGAACGCGATCGCCGTCGTCTGGAGCCAGGTCGCCGACATCACCCACGAGCGCGGCGATTTCGACGAGGCTCTGCGGATTCGCCGTGAACTCGTCCTGCCGGTCTACAAGCGATTGGGAAACGTCCAGTCGATCGCTCAATGCTGGGGTGAGATCGCCAGCGCCCATTACTGGCGCGGTGAGTTCGACGAGGTTCTCCGGATCCGCCGTGAAGTGGTGCTGCCGGTGTACGAGCGGCTCGGCGACGAGCGTGCGGTCGCGATGTGCTGGGGTGAGATCGCCGATGTCCTGCACCAGCGCGGCGACTTCGACGAGGTGTTGCGGATTCGTCGTGAGGTGGAGTTGCCCGCCTACGAGCGGCGCGGGGACGTGCTCGCGGCCGCCCTGTGCTGGGGCAAGATCGCGACGGCTCTGTTCGCGCGTGGTGAGCACGACGAGGCTCTCCGGATTCTTCGTGAGTCGGAGTTGCCGGTGCACGAGCGGCTCGGCAATGTCCGCTCGGCCGCCCTGTCCTGGGGCAGGATCGCCGACATCCTCTTCGAGAAGGGCGAATACGACGAGGTCCTGCGAATCCGCCGGGAACACGAGCTGCCGGTCTACGAACGGCTCGGCGACCTCCATTCGCTCGCGGTCACCTGGGGGCAGATCGCGGACGTCCACGCCGCACGCGGTGAGTACGACGAGGCTCTCCGGATTCTTCGTGAGGAGGAGTTGTCGCTCCATGAACGTCGTGGTGACCAGCATGCCATCGCCTTCACGTGGGGCCGGATCGCTGGAATCCTCGAGGCGCAGGGGGACTACGAGCAGGCGCTGGCCCTGCAGACCAAGCGCCTGCACATCAACGAGTCGCTGGGCCTCGCGCACAGCGTCGCCTGGACCAGGCGCGATCTGGGCCTCATCCGCCTGGCGCTGCGGGACCACGCGGCCGGGATCACGCTGTTGTGGGAGTCGTTCCAGGATTTCCAGCGCATCGGGGATGCCGTCGGCTGCGCGTCGGTGGGGCCGAGCCTGTCCCGGCTCCTGATCGCCGCAGGGGCTTCGGAGGAAGCGGAACAGGTCCTGACCGAGACCGTGGCCGCGGCGAACACGGTCGGCGCCGAGGACATCGCCGAGGAGTGCGCACAGCTGCTCGCGCAGGTGGACAAGAAGTGA
- a CDS encoding DivIVA domain-containing protein, which translates to MAFKKPPIGKRGYDEEEVDAFLDEVEGELTRLLEENGALKDTLARGGGGGGGNPAATMVLNNEFADLAAQLERLQEARARAEQNARGMQAQLERARSQAAPSGAMPTIAGDDDRNSRVLMMAQRTADEHMRDAQRESETVITNARDKADQLTSEAQIKAATIESDARRNHTEAMDSLVEKRSAALDEIERLAQLATSYQDALTNHVQQQLMDLTAAPEPGGRDV; encoded by the coding sequence GTGGCGTTCAAGAAGCCGCCGATCGGGAAGCGCGGATACGACGAGGAAGAGGTCGACGCCTTCCTGGACGAGGTGGAGGGCGAGCTCACCCGCCTCCTGGAGGAGAACGGCGCCCTGAAGGACACGCTCGCGCGCGGCGGGGGCGGGGGCGGCGGCAACCCGGCCGCGACCATGGTCCTCAACAACGAGTTCGCCGACCTGGCCGCCCAGCTGGAGCGGCTCCAGGAGGCCCGGGCCCGCGCCGAGCAGAACGCGCGGGGCATGCAGGCCCAGCTCGAGCGGGCGCGCAGCCAGGCCGCCCCGTCCGGTGCGATGCCGACCATCGCCGGCGACGACGACCGCAACTCGCGGGTGCTGATGATGGCTCAGCGGACCGCCGACGAGCACATGCGCGACGCGCAGCGCGAGTCGGAGACGGTGATCACCAACGCCCGCGACAAGGCCGACCAGCTCACCAGCGAGGCGCAGATCAAGGCGGCCACCATCGAGTCGGACGCCCGCCGCAACCACACCGAGGCCATGGACAGCCTGGTGGAGAAGCGGTCCGCCGCGCTCGACGAGATCGAGCGGCTGGCCCAGCTCGCCACCAGCTACCAGGATGCGCTGACCAACCACGTCCAGCAGCAGCTGATGGACCTGACCGCGGCGCCCGAGCCGGGCGGCCGCGACGTCTGA
- a CDS encoding M28 family metallopeptidase — translation MSHDDVTPTRRRSFRVISAAAVATVLTVAPATAASAGGHGHGDRCDKTANDTYAEVLKCVTVDGVLDHLKAFQKIADRNDDVYYPGSRAAGTEGYANSVRYVSALLRKAGYKVTLDPFEFTFNYPALLEQLTPANAEYATGAFTNSQSGEVTGTVIPVDINLTGDRASTSACEATDYTGLDFTGANDIALVQRGTCSFAVKAQTAQAAGAEAVIIFNQGNDPTREGLIVGTLGVDHGVTIPVVGASFADGSALAAAGSTAHVLVLPSETRTDYNVIADLPGKNKNNIVFAGSHLDSVTDGPGINDNGSGSAAILETALTLARSKPQNSLRFAFWGAEEEGLIGSTAYVEELPQAEKDKIALYLNYDMVGSPNYIFQVYDADQSSFPAPVVVPEGSTALEDLFESYYTWKGQPYDDAEFSGRSDYQAFIEAGIASGGLFTGAEVVKTEEQAAIWGGTAGASFDPNYHQPGDTIDNLDLKALEINSDLIAFAQLTYAFSTESVNGVKGKPVPGKPIKLPAPAGPEGTFNTGDGGAEHVQRPEA, via the coding sequence ATGAGTCACGACGACGTGACGCCAACCCGGCGTCGATCGTTCCGAGTCATCAGCGCGGCGGCCGTCGCCACCGTACTGACCGTCGCCCCGGCCACCGCCGCGTCGGCGGGCGGTCACGGGCATGGCGACCGGTGCGACAAGACCGCCAACGACACGTACGCCGAGGTGCTGAAGTGCGTGACGGTGGACGGCGTGCTGGACCACCTGAAGGCGTTCCAGAAGATCGCCGACCGGAACGACGACGTGTACTACCCGGGCAGTCGTGCCGCGGGCACCGAGGGGTATGCGAACAGCGTCCGCTACGTGTCGGCGCTGCTTCGCAAGGCCGGTTACAAGGTGACTCTGGACCCGTTCGAGTTCACCTTCAACTACCCGGCGCTGCTAGAGCAGCTCACCCCGGCGAACGCGGAGTACGCGACCGGCGCCTTCACCAACAGCCAGTCCGGTGAGGTCACCGGCACGGTCATCCCGGTGGACATCAACCTGACCGGCGACCGGGCCTCCACCAGCGCCTGCGAGGCCACCGACTACACCGGACTGGACTTCACCGGCGCCAACGACATCGCGCTCGTTCAGCGGGGCACGTGCAGCTTCGCCGTCAAGGCACAGACCGCGCAGGCGGCCGGCGCGGAAGCCGTGATCATCTTCAACCAGGGCAACGACCCGACCCGTGAGGGCCTGATCGTCGGCACCCTGGGTGTGGACCACGGTGTCACCATCCCGGTGGTCGGCGCCAGCTTCGCCGACGGTTCGGCGCTGGCCGCGGCCGGCTCGACCGCGCACGTGCTGGTGCTGCCGTCGGAGACCCGGACCGACTACAACGTGATCGCCGACCTGCCCGGCAAGAACAAGAACAACATCGTGTTCGCCGGCTCGCACCTGGACAGCGTGACCGACGGCCCGGGCATCAACGACAACGGCTCCGGCTCGGCCGCGATCCTGGAGACCGCGCTGACCCTGGCCAGGAGCAAGCCGCAGAACAGCCTGCGGTTCGCCTTCTGGGGCGCCGAGGAGGAGGGCCTGATCGGTTCCACGGCGTACGTCGAGGAGCTGCCGCAGGCCGAGAAGGACAAGATCGCGCTGTACCTGAACTACGACATGGTCGGCTCGCCGAACTACATCTTCCAGGTGTACGACGCGGACCAGTCGTCGTTCCCGGCGCCGGTCGTGGTGCCGGAGGGCTCGACCGCGCTCGAGGACCTCTTCGAGTCGTACTACACCTGGAAGGGCCAGCCGTACGACGACGCCGAGTTCTCCGGCCGTTCCGACTACCAGGCCTTCATCGAGGCGGGCATCGCGTCGGGTGGCCTCTTCACCGGCGCCGAGGTCGTCAAGACCGAGGAGCAGGCGGCGATCTGGGGTGGCACGGCGGGCGCGTCGTTCGACCCGAACTACCACCAGCCCGGCGACACGATCGACAACCTGGACCTGAAGGCTCTCGAGATCAACAGCGACCTGATCGCCTTCGCCCAGCTCACCTACGCCTTCTCGACCGAGTCGGTGAACGGTGTGAAGGGCAAGCCGGTCCCCGGTAAGCCGATCAAGCTGCCGGCCCCGGCCGGTCCGGAGGGCACCTTCAACACCGGTGACGGTGGCGCCGAGCACGTCCAGCGCCCGGAGGCGTGA
- a CDS encoding RICIN domain-containing protein, with protein MKIRTLFAATLLAAAPLAAPPAATAAAATTTITIDPSYRGPEWEGWGTSLAWLAHATGGYPDEIRDRLADLLYGEDGLNLNIARYNIGGGNAPTVPSYLRPGGDVPGWWNAPATYGPTDKDWWDPENPEHWNWDADPNQRWWVDRIKDRVTSWETFSNSPPWFQTVSGYVSGGFDANTDQIRTDTLDDFATYLVRVTEHLEQAHGITVDTIEPLNEPNTDYWRTTLGSDGRPTGGRQEGAHAGPASQAAVIEALRRAAPERAIAAPDETNPGRLVTDWYGLTPAARDAVDRINVHTYGTGQRTAVRDIAKAEQRPLWMSEVEGSWGRDFTGMDSGLGMAQRIIDDLRELEPSAWVLWQPVEDADNMVAEGNLQWGSIHIPFNCDESDTLQTCPIQTNTKFDTIRNFTHYIRPGDRFVKVSDTRSAAAVNATGATVVHSNPGAAEETVTLDLSRFKVSNRATVTPVVTSTDGKLVQGTPVRVSGGQATLTVPAQSVTTFLIDRVSAEDTAHLRADHVYRFEGVASRRSLTPSGAGLVIRTNDTAAADQLWTARNVSGERYELINAGTGQRLAVRDGRAVTETAGTVDDGALWTLSTTGDGTYTLVNLGARRLLDVSGEATADGSPVGVWQPGSGAHQRWTLKDETVGRTEVALTHTVPGRVPDLPATVTTVLPSGESRALPATWTLPAASKWRKPGTVIVRGTATDALGKQVPAVARVAVDIWTGTEPGRAKAYAGGVPAMPATVVATGRHGGRATLPVTWDPGTYETVGVVTVAGTATVVPGQTLPATARVQVTTPSEGLVDGLTVAASYTEGGYSTAGLTNGNTTDKAWSNWKSSGRNPVETLTVTLPDGASAGRAVLHFYRDSASGGGIAATVQAGTPSAAGACEVAGSPVTVTSLAVDIPLTPATTGPFCLRLTPTPDGYLTVSELQVYARAPGLGTDASVAALLVDGKAVPNFDPSVTSYRVPARDPSRACVTATATDPYAVVAVTRSGRTHTVTTTSEDRTNHTTYRVDLVRRH; from the coding sequence ATGAAGATTCGAACGCTTTTCGCCGCCACGCTTCTGGCCGCCGCACCCCTGGCCGCGCCACCGGCGGCCACCGCCGCCGCGGCCACCACGACGATCACCATCGACCCGAGTTACCGGGGACCCGAGTGGGAGGGCTGGGGCACCAGCCTCGCCTGGCTCGCCCACGCCACCGGCGGCTACCCCGACGAGATCCGCGACCGGCTCGCCGACCTGCTCTACGGCGAGGACGGGCTGAACCTCAACATCGCCCGCTACAACATCGGCGGCGGCAACGCCCCGACCGTACCGTCCTACCTGCGCCCCGGCGGCGACGTGCCGGGCTGGTGGAACGCGCCGGCCACCTACGGCCCCACCGACAAGGACTGGTGGGACCCGGAGAACCCGGAGCACTGGAACTGGGACGCCGACCCGAACCAGCGCTGGTGGGTGGACCGGATCAAGGACCGGGTCACCTCCTGGGAGACGTTCAGCAACTCGCCGCCCTGGTTCCAGACCGTCAGCGGGTACGTCAGCGGCGGATTCGACGCGAACACCGACCAGATCCGCACCGACACGCTCGACGACTTCGCCACCTACCTGGTCCGGGTCACCGAGCACCTGGAGCAGGCGCACGGCATCACGGTCGACACCATCGAGCCGCTCAACGAGCCGAACACGGACTACTGGCGTACCACCCTGGGGTCTGACGGCCGGCCCACCGGAGGGCGTCAGGAGGGCGCGCACGCCGGGCCCGCGTCACAGGCCGCGGTGATCGAGGCGCTGCGGCGCGCCGCGCCGGAGCGGGCGATCGCGGCCCCGGACGAGACCAACCCGGGACGGCTCGTCACCGACTGGTACGGCCTCACGCCGGCCGCCCGGGACGCCGTCGACCGGATCAACGTGCACACGTACGGGACCGGGCAGCGGACCGCCGTACGGGACATCGCCAAGGCCGAGCAGCGGCCGCTGTGGATGAGCGAGGTCGAGGGCAGCTGGGGTAGGGACTTCACCGGTATGGACTCGGGCCTCGGGATGGCTCAGCGGATCATCGACGACCTGCGGGAGCTGGAGCCGTCGGCGTGGGTGCTGTGGCAGCCGGTCGAGGACGCGGACAACATGGTGGCCGAGGGCAATCTGCAGTGGGGCAGTATCCACATTCCGTTCAATTGCGATGAATCAGACACTCTGCAAACGTGCCCGATCCAGACGAACACCAAGTTCGACACGATCCGGAACTTCACCCACTACATCCGGCCGGGTGACCGGTTCGTCAAGGTCAGCGACACGCGCAGCGCCGCAGCGGTCAACGCCACCGGGGCTACGGTCGTCCACTCCAACCCCGGCGCGGCCGAGGAGACGGTAACCCTTGACTTGTCCCGATTTAAGGTCTCAAATCGGGCGACTGTGACTCCGGTCGTGACCAGCACCGACGGCAAACTGGTCCAGGGCACGCCGGTGCGGGTGAGCGGCGGGCAGGCCACCCTCACCGTCCCGGCCCAGTCGGTCACCACCTTCCTGATCGACCGGGTGAGCGCCGAGGACACCGCCCACCTGCGGGCCGACCACGTCTACCGGTTCGAGGGTGTGGCCAGTAGGCGGTCGCTGACGCCGTCCGGTGCCGGGCTCGTCATCCGGACCAACGACACGGCCGCCGCCGACCAACTGTGGACCGCACGGAACGTCTCGGGTGAGCGCTACGAGCTGATCAACGCGGGCACCGGGCAGCGGCTCGCCGTCCGGGACGGTAGGGCGGTCACCGAAACCGCGGGGACCGTCGACGACGGTGCGCTGTGGACCCTGTCGACCACCGGCGACGGGACGTACACGCTGGTCAACCTGGGCGCGCGGCGGCTCCTCGACGTGAGCGGGGAGGCCACCGCGGACGGGTCGCCGGTCGGCGTCTGGCAGCCCGGCTCCGGAGCCCACCAGCGGTGGACACTCAAGGACGAGACCGTCGGGCGTACCGAAGTCGCACTGACCCACACCGTGCCCGGCCGCGTGCCGGACCTGCCCGCCACGGTGACCACCGTCCTGCCCAGCGGCGAGAGCCGCGCCCTGCCGGCCACCTGGACCCTGCCCGCCGCCTCGAAATGGCGGAAGCCGGGCACCGTGATCGTGCGCGGCACGGCCACCGACGCCCTCGGCAAGCAGGTCCCGGCGGTCGCCAGGGTCGCGGTCGACATTTGGACCGGCACCGAACCGGGACGGGCCAAGGCGTACGCCGGCGGTGTCCCGGCCATGCCCGCCACGGTGGTCGCCACCGGACGGCACGGCGGACGGGCCACCCTGCCGGTGACCTGGGATCCCGGAACCTACGAGACGGTGGGTGTGGTGACGGTGGCCGGCACCGCGACCGTCGTCCCCGGCCAGACCCTGCCGGCGACCGCACGGGTCCAGGTCACCACGCCGTCCGAGGGCCTGGTCGACGGCCTCACGGTGGCCGCCTCCTACACCGAGGGCGGCTACTCGACGGCCGGGCTCACCAACGGCAACACCACCGACAAGGCCTGGTCCAACTGGAAGTCGTCCGGGCGCAACCCGGTCGAGACGCTCACCGTCACCCTTCCGGACGGGGCGTCGGCCGGGCGCGCGGTGCTGCACTTCTACCGGGACAGCGCCTCCGGCGGCGGCATCGCCGCCACCGTCCAGGCCGGCACGCCCTCGGCCGCCGGGGCCTGCGAGGTGGCCGGGTCACCCGTCACGGTCACCTCGCTCGCCGTCGACATCCCGCTCACCCCCGCCACCACCGGCCCGTTCTGCCTGCGGCTGACGCCCACGCCCGACGGTTACCTCACGGTCTCCGAGCTCCAGGTGTACGCGAGAGCACCCGGCCTGGGCACCGACGCGTCGGTGGCCGCGCTCCTGGTGGACGGAAAGGCGGTCCCGAACTTCGACCCGTCGGTGACCTCCTACCGGGTCCCGGCCCGGGACCCGTCCCGCGCATGCGTGACAGCGACCGCCACCGACCCGTACGCGGTCGTCGCGGTCACCCGCTCCGGCCGCACCCACACCGTCACCACCACCAGCGAGGACCGCACGAACCACACCACCTACCGGGTGGACCTGGTCCGCCGCCACTGA
- a CDS encoding MFS transporter — MRTRIIAMSALAASAFCYVATETMPIGILSLIAGDLGVSRAAVGLLITGYAVTVAIVTIPLTYGTRNVPRRRLLVVLLFALTVANLLSALAPTYGVLLAARLGAALSQAIFWAVVAPVVAAMFDVTVRGRVGAVVFAGASLGPMLGVPAGTWLGQQYGWRSAFLALTGLALAAFVTLLAGMPDVRVAETHAATGTSPDARRYAVVVAVTTLSVAGLYTAFTYTEVFLTAVTGFAAAAVAPLLLARGIADFAGIAAGGYAGDRWQRGAVAGSVLLVAAALIAQYAAGESRSVTAVLLAVTGFGIGALTPALQNRVLEVAPGSTDMASAGNSVAFNVGIAGGSLLGAAVLSGPGARATALAGGLLALAALLLFAAEPVIVRRTPVTIRR, encoded by the coding sequence GTGCGCACCCGGATCATCGCGATGTCGGCGCTCGCCGCGTCGGCCTTCTGCTACGTGGCCACCGAGACGATGCCCATCGGCATCCTTTCGCTGATCGCGGGAGACCTGGGCGTCTCGCGCGCGGCCGTGGGTCTTCTCATCACCGGGTACGCCGTGACCGTCGCGATCGTGACGATCCCCCTGACCTACGGCACCCGTAACGTCCCGCGCCGCCGGCTGCTCGTCGTCCTGCTGTTCGCCCTGACCGTGGCGAACCTGCTGTCCGCCCTGGCGCCCACCTACGGGGTGCTGCTCGCCGCCCGGCTGGGCGCCGCCCTCTCCCAGGCGATCTTCTGGGCCGTGGTGGCGCCGGTCGTCGCCGCCATGTTCGACGTGACCGTCCGCGGCCGGGTCGGCGCCGTGGTGTTCGCGGGCGCGTCGCTCGGCCCGATGCTCGGAGTCCCGGCCGGCACCTGGCTGGGCCAGCAGTACGGCTGGCGGTCCGCGTTCCTGGCCCTGACCGGGCTCGCGCTGGCCGCCTTCGTCACGCTGCTCGCCGGCATGCCGGACGTACGGGTCGCGGAGACGCACGCGGCCACCGGCACCAGTCCGGACGCCCGCCGGTACGCCGTCGTCGTCGCGGTGACCACCCTGTCGGTGGCCGGGCTGTACACGGCTTTCACGTACACCGAGGTGTTCCTGACCGCGGTGACCGGGTTCGCGGCCGCCGCCGTCGCACCCCTGCTGCTGGCCCGCGGCATCGCCGATTTCGCGGGCATCGCGGCGGGCGGCTACGCCGGTGACCGCTGGCAGCGCGGCGCCGTCGCCGGATCGGTGCTGCTGGTCGCGGCCGCCCTGATCGCCCAGTACGCGGCCGGCGAGTCCCGTTCGGTGACCGCGGTCCTGCTGGCGGTCACCGGGTTCGGCATCGGCGCGCTCACCCCGGCCCTCCAGAACCGGGTCCTCGAGGTGGCGCCCGGCAGCACCGACATGGCCTCGGCCGGCAACTCGGTGGCGTTCAACGTCGGCATCGCGGGCGGCTCGCTGCTCGGCGCGGCCGTGCTCAGCGGACCGGGCGCCCGGGCGACCGCGCTGGCCGGCGGACTGCTGGCCCTGGCGGCGCTGCTGCTCTTCGCGGCCGAGCCGGTGATCGTCCGCCGGACCCCGGTGACGATCCGCAGGTGA
- a CDS encoding VOC family protein has product MAIARFPSIVIDCPEPAVLARFYGEMLDWPAKISEDWADVRADYGQRISFQQVADFRPPVWPDQEAPQQMHLDVTVDDLDTAEAAVLALGATKHRHQPGTTFRVFLDPAGHPFCLCAS; this is encoded by the coding sequence ATGGCTATCGCTCGTTTCCCCAGCATCGTCATCGACTGTCCGGAGCCGGCCGTGCTCGCCAGGTTCTACGGCGAGATGCTCGACTGGCCCGCGAAGATCTCCGAGGACTGGGCCGATGTCCGCGCCGACTACGGCCAGCGCATCTCTTTTCAGCAGGTGGCCGACTTCCGGCCGCCGGTCTGGCCGGACCAGGAGGCACCCCAGCAGATGCATCTCGACGTGACCGTCGACGACCTGGACACCGCGGAGGCCGCGGTTCTCGCGCTCGGCGCCACCAAGCACCGGCACCAGCCGGGCACCACGTTCCGGGTCTTCCTCGACCCGGCCGGCCACCCCTTCTGTCTCTGCGCGAGCTAG